From the Rhodococcus sp. NBC_00297 genome, one window contains:
- a CDS encoding ATP synthase F0 subunit C — MSLTYLAQEAQEVTGAGYGAIGYGLAAIGPGIGVGIVVGKAIEGIARQPELAGQIRTNMFLGIAFTEALALIGLVAGFIF, encoded by the coding sequence ATGAGCCTCACCTACCTCGCGCAGGAAGCACAGGAAGTCACCGGCGCAGGCTACGGAGCCATCGGCTACGGCCTCGCGGCCATCGGCCCCGGCATCGGCGTGGGCATCGTGGTCGGTAAGGCCATCGAGGGCATCGCGCGTCAGCCCGAGCTCGCCGGCCAGATCCGCACCAACATGTTCCTCGGTATCGCATTCACCGAGGCCCTCGCGCTGATCGGCCTCGTCGCCGGCTTCATTTTCTGA
- a CDS encoding F0F1 ATP synthase subunit B, whose protein sequence is MSTFAVLAAAEGEEDINPLLPATYDIVWSAVCIAVIGFFFWKFVLPRFQTVLSERSEKIEGGIKRAEEAQAEAKEALEQYRAQLADARQEAAKIREDARTQGQQILAEMKTSAQAESDRIVASGHQQLAAQRQQIVTELRADLGRTAVELAEKVIGEQLSDDVKRAGTIDRFLDELDSVGADSASGK, encoded by the coding sequence ATGTCGACATTCGCAGTCCTCGCAGCAGCGGAGGGGGAAGAGGACATCAATCCTCTCCTCCCCGCGACCTACGACATCGTCTGGTCTGCGGTCTGCATCGCCGTCATCGGGTTCTTCTTCTGGAAGTTCGTGCTCCCGCGATTCCAGACGGTGCTCTCCGAGCGGTCCGAGAAGATCGAAGGCGGGATCAAGCGCGCCGAAGAGGCACAGGCCGAAGCCAAGGAGGCGCTCGAGCAGTACCGCGCCCAGTTGGCCGACGCACGCCAGGAAGCCGCCAAGATCCGTGAAGACGCACGCACCCAGGGTCAGCAGATCCTCGCGGAGATGAAGACCAGTGCACAGGCGGAGAGCGACCGCATCGTGGCCTCCGGTCACCAGCAGCTCGCGGCTCAGCGTCAGCAGATCGTCACCGAACTGCGTGCCGATCTGGGCCGTACGGCTGTCGAGCTGGCCGAGAAGGTCATCGGCGAGCAGCTGTCCGACGACGTCAAGCGTGCCGGCACGATCGATCGTTTCCTCGACGAACTCGATTCTGTCGGCGCAGATTCCGCTAGCGGGAAGTGA
- a CDS encoding F0F1 ATP synthase subunit delta yields the protein MSTMYAASREALAEARTVLTAELDAASDATSAAAGAGSDLFGVVSVLDGQRPLRAALADASAAPDARRALAGRLFDGKIGAAATAALQAAVAQNWSSARDLTDSLVLLGREALLRAAQDQDQLGTVEDELFRLGRIIAGDPALEQALSDRSKPAEASGSLLSTLLYGKVTAITEALAIQAVGRLKGAAPASVFGELSALAATRRDKEVAHVRSSTELSDDQISRLTSRLEGIYGKSVTVHVEVDRELLSGLVVRVGDEVIDGSGAGRLASLRKSLR from the coding sequence GTGAGCACCATGTACGCAGCGAGTCGTGAAGCCCTCGCCGAGGCCCGCACCGTCCTGACGGCCGAGCTCGATGCGGCGTCGGATGCGACGTCGGCTGCCGCCGGCGCCGGATCCGACCTCTTCGGGGTCGTGTCGGTGCTCGACGGACAGCGTCCACTGCGCGCCGCACTCGCGGACGCGTCGGCTGCTCCGGACGCGCGACGCGCGCTCGCGGGCCGCCTGTTCGACGGCAAGATCGGTGCAGCGGCCACCGCCGCACTGCAGGCCGCCGTCGCACAGAACTGGTCGTCGGCCCGTGACCTCACCGACTCGCTCGTACTCCTGGGCCGTGAGGCACTTCTGCGCGCGGCGCAGGACCAGGATCAGTTGGGCACCGTGGAGGACGAGCTGTTCCGTCTCGGCCGCATCATCGCCGGCGATCCTGCCCTGGAGCAGGCGCTGTCCGATCGAAGCAAGCCCGCCGAGGCGTCGGGATCGCTCCTGTCGACGTTGCTCTACGGCAAGGTCACCGCGATCACCGAGGCCCTGGCGATCCAGGCCGTCGGCCGACTGAAGGGTGCTGCACCGGCATCCGTGTTCGGCGAACTGTCCGCACTCGCGGCCACTCGTCGTGACAAGGAGGTCGCTCACGTCCGCAGCAGCACCGAGCTGAGCGACGATCAGATCTCTCGGCTCACGTCCAGGCTGGAAGGTATCTACGGCAAGTCCGTGACCGTCCACGTGGAGGTGGACCGGGAACTGCTGAGCGGACTGGTCGTCCGTGTCGGCGACGAGGTCATCGACGGCAGTGGTGCGGGTCGTCTCGCCTCCCTGAGGAAGTCGCTCCGGTGA
- the atpA gene encoding F0F1 ATP synthase subunit alpha: protein MAELTISSDEIRSAIESYTANYAPESSREEVGLVSDTSDGIAHVTGLPSAMSNELLEFPGGILGVALNLDDREIGAVILGDYEHIEEGQEVKRTGEVLSVPVGDNFLGRVIDPLGKPIDGLGDIESNEQRVLELQAASVLERQPVEEPLATGITAIDALTAIGRGQRQLIIGDRKTGKTAVCVDAIINQKANWETGDADKQVRCIYVAIGQKGSTIAGVKSALDEHGAMEYTTIVAAPASDSAGFKWLAPYTGSALGQHWMYQGKHVLIVFDDLTKQAEAYRTISLLLRRPPGREAYPGDVFYLHSRLLERCAKLSDELGGGSMTGLPLIETKANDISAFIPTNVISITDGQVFLESDLFNKGVRPAINVGTSVSRVGGAAQTKGLKKVAGSLRLEMAQFRELEAFSAFASDLDAASKAQLERGARWVELLKQDQYTPVSVEDQIVSIYLVDAGYYDTVPVEDVRRFNRELLEDLHRNASSAYEAIAGGKVLKDEAADAITKATDEFKQGFLTSSGERIVNEAEADALDKGDVDQEKVTVTRKTVSK from the coding sequence ATGGCGGAGTTGACGATCTCCTCCGACGAGATCCGTAGCGCGATCGAGAGCTACACAGCGAACTACGCACCGGAGTCCTCTCGTGAAGAGGTCGGTCTGGTGTCCGACACGAGCGATGGAATCGCTCACGTGACGGGCCTCCCGTCCGCGATGTCGAACGAGCTGCTGGAGTTCCCCGGCGGCATCCTCGGCGTGGCACTGAACCTCGACGACCGTGAGATCGGTGCCGTCATCCTCGGTGACTACGAGCACATCGAGGAAGGCCAGGAAGTCAAGCGCACCGGCGAGGTCCTCTCGGTCCCCGTCGGCGACAACTTCCTCGGACGCGTCATCGACCCGCTGGGCAAGCCCATCGACGGTCTCGGTGACATCGAGTCGAACGAACAGCGTGTCCTGGAGCTCCAGGCGGCATCGGTGCTCGAGCGCCAGCCCGTCGAGGAGCCCCTCGCGACCGGCATCACCGCCATCGACGCCCTGACGGCCATCGGCCGCGGCCAGCGTCAGCTGATCATCGGCGACCGCAAGACAGGCAAGACCGCCGTCTGCGTCGACGCCATCATCAACCAGAAGGCGAACTGGGAGACCGGCGACGCCGACAAGCAGGTGCGCTGCATCTACGTCGCCATCGGCCAGAAGGGTTCGACCATCGCGGGCGTCAAGTCCGCTCTGGACGAGCACGGCGCCATGGAGTACACGACCATCGTCGCCGCTCCCGCGTCCGACTCGGCCGGCTTCAAGTGGCTCGCCCCGTACACCGGTTCGGCCCTCGGCCAGCACTGGATGTACCAGGGCAAGCACGTCCTCATCGTGTTCGACGACCTGACCAAGCAGGCCGAGGCGTATCGCACCATCTCGCTGCTGCTGCGTCGCCCGCCGGGCCGCGAGGCGTACCCCGGTGACGTCTTCTACCTGCACTCCCGTCTGCTCGAGCGGTGCGCGAAGCTGTCCGACGAGCTCGGTGGCGGTTCGATGACGGGTCTGCCGCTGATCGAGACCAAGGCCAACGACATCTCGGCCTTCATCCCGACAAACGTCATCTCCATCACCGACGGCCAGGTCTTCCTCGAGTCGGACCTCTTCAACAAGGGTGTCCGTCCCGCTATCAACGTCGGTACCTCGGTGTCCCGAGTCGGTGGCGCGGCGCAGACCAAGGGTCTGAAGAAGGTTGCCGGTTCGCTCCGTCTGGAGATGGCTCAGTTCCGCGAGCTGGAGGCGTTCTCCGCCTTCGCGTCCGACCTCGACGCCGCGTCCAAGGCGCAGCTCGAGCGCGGTGCCCGCTGGGTCGAGCTGCTCAAGCAGGACCAGTACACCCCGGTGTCCGTCGAGGACCAGATCGTCTCGATCTACCTCGTCGACGCCGGCTACTACGACACGGTCCCGGTCGAGGACGTTCGTCGCTTCAACCGCGAGCTCCTCGAGGATCTGCACCGCAACGCGTCGAGCGCCTACGAGGCGATCGCCGGCGGCAAGGTTCTCAAGGACGAGGCCGCCGACGCGATCACGAAGGCGACCGACGAGTTCAAGCAGGGCTTCCTGACGTCCTCGGGCGAGCGGATCGTCAACGAGGCAGAGGCCGACGCGCTCGACAAGGGCGACGTCGACCAGGAGAAGGTCACCGTCACTCGCAAGACTGTCAGCAAGTGA
- a CDS encoding F0F1 ATP synthase subunit gamma has protein sequence MPSIRELRSRIRSTNSIKKITKAQELIATSRITKAQARVEASKPYATEITKVLSALASASGSLDHPLLTERAEPKRAAVLVVTSDSGQCGGYNSNILREAEELQQLLKSEGKEPVIYVLGRKGLTYYTFRDRDVKGAWTGFSQQPAYTDAAKAAKHLVQLFMAGSGEEIEAPNGEGTVEGVDELHIVYTTFVSMLSLKPTVRRMAPLEIDYDDEEIELGADMLSDSPSSKEVTAQYDFEPEADTLLSALLPKYVSTRIYAALLDAAASESAARRTAMKAATDNANDLVNALSRQANQARQAQITQEISEIVGGVDALAASSGRD, from the coding sequence ATGCCCAGCATTCGTGAGCTGCGCTCCCGGATCAGGTCGACCAACTCGATCAAGAAGATCACCAAGGCGCAGGAACTGATCGCGACCTCGCGCATCACCAAGGCGCAGGCCCGCGTCGAGGCGTCGAAGCCGTACGCCACCGAGATCACCAAGGTGCTCTCGGCGTTGGCCAGTGCCTCGGGTTCGCTGGACCATCCGCTGCTCACCGAGCGTGCGGAGCCCAAGCGGGCCGCCGTGCTCGTCGTGACCAGCGACTCGGGTCAGTGTGGTGGCTACAACTCCAACATCCTTCGTGAGGCCGAGGAGCTCCAGCAGCTCCTCAAGTCCGAGGGCAAGGAGCCGGTCATCTACGTTCTGGGCCGAAAGGGCCTGACGTACTACACGTTCCGTGATCGCGACGTCAAGGGCGCGTGGACGGGCTTCTCGCAGCAGCCGGCGTACACCGATGCCGCGAAGGCCGCCAAGCACCTCGTCCAGCTGTTCATGGCGGGGTCCGGCGAGGAGATCGAGGCACCGAACGGCGAGGGCACGGTCGAGGGTGTGGACGAACTCCACATCGTCTACACCACCTTCGTGTCGATGCTGTCGCTCAAGCCGACGGTGCGCCGCATGGCTCCTCTGGAGATCGACTACGACGACGAGGAGATCGAGCTGGGTGCAGACATGCTCAGCGACTCGCCGTCGTCGAAGGAGGTCACCGCGCAGTACGACTTCGAGCCGGAGGCGGACACGCTGTTGTCCGCGCTGCTCCCGAAGTACGTGAGCACCCGCATCTACGCCGCACTGCTCGACGCGGCGGCATCCGAGTCGGCCGCTCGTCGCACCGCGATGAAGGCCGCCACGGACAATGCCAACGATCTGGTCAATGCCCTGTCACGCCAGGCCAACCAGGCACGCCAGGCTCAGATCACCCAGGAAATCAGCGAGATCGTCGGCGGCGTCGACGCGCTTGCCGCGAGCTCAGGAAGAGACTGA
- the atpD gene encoding F0F1 ATP synthase subunit beta: MTAAVTDSTGSGAKSSENGRVVRVIGPVVDIEFPRGSIPALFNALNAEIELKAVAKTLTLEVAQHLGDNLVRTVSMQPTDGLVRGTPVVDSGKPISVPVGDVVKGHVFNALGDCLDSPGLGRDGEQWGIHRKPPAFDQLEGKTEILETGIKVIDLLTPYVKGGKIGLFGGAGVGKTVLIQEMITRIAREFSGTSVFAGVGERTREGTDLHLEMEEMGVLQDTALVFGQMDEPPGTRMRVALSALTMAEYFRDVQNQDVLLFIDNIFRFTQAGSEVSTLLGRMPSAVGYQPTLADEMGELQERITSTRGRSITSLQAIYVPADDYTDPAPATTFAHLDATTELSRPISQKGIYPAVDPLTSTSRILEASIVGDEHFRVANEVKRILQKYKELQDIIAILGMDELSEEDKVTVSRARRLEKFLGQNFIVAEKFTGEEGSVVSLADTIEAFDKVTKGEYDHLPEQAFNSCGGLDDVEAAAKKISGK; encoded by the coding sequence ATGACCGCAGCAGTAACCGATAGCACGGGTTCCGGCGCCAAGTCGTCCGAGAACGGGCGCGTCGTGCGCGTCATCGGTCCCGTCGTCGACATCGAGTTCCCCCGTGGATCCATCCCCGCGCTGTTCAACGCGCTGAACGCAGAGATCGAGCTGAAGGCCGTCGCCAAGACGCTGACGCTCGAGGTCGCACAGCACCTCGGTGACAACCTCGTGCGCACCGTGTCGATGCAGCCCACCGACGGCCTCGTCCGCGGCACCCCCGTCGTCGACTCCGGCAAGCCGATCTCGGTTCCCGTCGGTGACGTCGTCAAGGGCCACGTGTTCAACGCCCTCGGCGACTGCCTGGACAGCCCCGGACTCGGCCGTGACGGCGAGCAGTGGGGCATCCACCGCAAGCCCCCGGCCTTCGATCAGCTCGAGGGCAAGACCGAGATCCTCGAGACCGGCATCAAGGTCATCGACCTCCTGACCCCGTACGTCAAGGGCGGAAAGATCGGTCTGTTCGGCGGCGCAGGCGTCGGCAAGACCGTGCTCATCCAGGAGATGATCACCCGTATCGCACGTGAGTTCTCCGGCACGTCGGTGTTCGCCGGCGTCGGTGAGCGCACGCGTGAGGGCACCGACCTCCACCTCGAGATGGAGGAGATGGGCGTTCTGCAGGACACCGCCCTGGTGTTCGGTCAGATGGACGAGCCGCCGGGCACGCGTATGCGCGTCGCCCTCTCGGCTCTCACCATGGCCGAGTACTTCCGCGACGTGCAGAACCAGGACGTGTTGCTCTTCATCGACAACATCTTCCGGTTCACGCAGGCAGGCTCCGAGGTCTCCACTCTCCTCGGCCGCATGCCGTCCGCCGTGGGCTACCAGCCCACCCTCGCCGACGAGATGGGTGAGCTCCAGGAGCGCATCACCTCGACGCGTGGTCGTTCCATCACGTCTCTGCAGGCCATCTATGTGCCCGCCGACGACTACACCGACCCCGCACCGGCGACGACCTTCGCCCACCTCGATGCCACCACCGAGCTGTCGCGTCCGATTTCGCAGAAGGGCATCTACCCTGCTGTCGATCCGCTGACGTCCACCTCGCGCATCCTGGAGGCGTCGATCGTCGGAGACGAGCACTTCCGCGTCGCCAACGAGGTCAAGCGCATCCTGCAGAAGTACAAGGAGCTGCAGGACATCATCGCCATCCTCGGTATGGACGAGCTGTCCGAGGAGGACAAGGTCACGGTCTCCCGTGCCCGTCGTCTGGAGAAGTTCCTCGGCCAGAACTTCATCGTCGCCGAGAAGTTCACCGGTGAAGAGGGTTCGGTCGTGTCGCTGGCCGACACCATCGAGGCGTTCGACAAGGTCACCAAGGGCGAGTACGACCACCTTCCCGAGCAGGCCTTCAACAGCTGCGGTGGACTCGACGACGTCGAGGCCGCAGCCAAGAAGATCTCCGGAAAGTAG
- a CDS encoding F0F1 ATP synthase subunit epsilon, protein MAEMDVELVAVEERLWSGTATLVSAQTTEGEIGIMAGHEPVLGQLIEGGTVAITTGDGERRVAAVHGGFLSVTGRTVTILAESAEFAEDIDVEAARSVLSEGSDDEEALAIARGRVRAVERA, encoded by the coding sequence ATGGCTGAGATGGACGTCGAACTGGTCGCAGTCGAGGAACGCCTGTGGTCGGGAACGGCCACGCTGGTCAGCGCTCAGACCACCGAGGGCGAGATCGGCATCATGGCCGGACACGAGCCGGTTCTCGGTCAGTTGATCGAGGGCGGCACCGTGGCCATCACGACGGGCGACGGTGAACGGCGCGTCGCCGCCGTGCACGGTGGTTTCCTGTCGGTCACCGGCCGGACCGTCACCATCCTCGCCGAGTCCGCCGAGTTCGCGGAGGACATCGACGTCGAGGCTGCGCGGTCCGTTCTGTCCGAGGGCTCCGACGACGAGGAGGCGCTCGCGATCGCACGCGGGCGTGTCCGCGCGGTCGAGCGGGCCTAG
- a CDS encoding DUF2550 domain-containing protein — MTVLVVLVVLLGGLAAAFLYRLVLLRRGGTAVILRSLPAAAGSGWRHGIVRYGENVLVFYKLSSLRPGPDRRMIRQTLIQGERRSPQSSEFDIMSDETAIVELDAGDRRYEIAMERGPFTAFTSWLESRPSDRSQRNMPGSGPA; from the coding sequence ATGACAGTGCTTGTCGTTCTGGTCGTGCTGCTCGGAGGGCTCGCCGCGGCTTTTCTGTATCGGTTGGTGCTTCTCCGCCGCGGGGGCACTGCCGTGATCCTGCGCAGTCTTCCCGCCGCAGCGGGAAGTGGGTGGCGTCACGGCATCGTCCGTTACGGCGAGAACGTGCTCGTGTTCTACAAGCTGTCGAGTCTGCGTCCGGGTCCGGACCGCCGCATGATCCGCCAGACTCTGATCCAGGGCGAGCGGCGCAGTCCGCAGAGCTCCGAGTTCGACATCATGAGTGACGAGACCGCGATCGTCGAACTCGACGCGGGGGACCGCCGCTACGAGATCGCCATGGAGCGTGGCCCGTTCACTGCATTCACATCGTGGCTCGAGTCGAGGCCGTCCGACCGGTCGCAGCGCAACATGCCGGGCAGCGGACCGGCCTGA
- a CDS encoding cob(I)yrinic acid a,c-diamide adenosyltransferase produces MAVHLTSIYTRTGDDGTTGLSDFSRVSKNDPRVVAYAECDELNAALGLVLAVGSPPEGVATVLRRIQNDLFDAGADLSTPIQENPKYPPLRVTPEYVTRLETWCDEFNDTLAPLTSFVLPGGTAASAFLHQARTVARRAERAAWAAVEAHPETTGPLPATYLNRLSDLLFILGRVTNPDGDILWKPGGERSRD; encoded by the coding sequence ATGGCGGTTCACCTGACCTCGATCTACACCCGTACCGGCGACGACGGGACGACGGGTCTCAGCGACTTCTCCCGCGTCTCGAAGAACGACCCGAGGGTCGTGGCCTACGCGGAGTGCGACGAACTGAACGCTGCTCTCGGACTGGTGTTGGCGGTCGGATCACCGCCCGAGGGCGTGGCGACGGTGTTGCGCCGGATCCAGAACGATCTGTTCGATGCCGGAGCCGACCTGTCGACTCCGATCCAGGAGAACCCGAAGTACCCACCGCTGCGCGTCACGCCGGAGTACGTCACGCGGCTCGAGACGTGGTGCGACGAGTTCAACGACACTCTCGCGCCGCTGACCTCCTTCGTCCTTCCGGGCGGGACGGCTGCTTCCGCGTTTCTGCACCAGGCGCGCACCGTCGCGCGACGGGCGGAGCGGGCAGCGTGGGCCGCTGTCGAGGCACATCCCGAGACGACGGGGCCGCTGCCGGCGACCTATCTCAACCGACTGTCGGATCTGCTGTTCATTCTCGGGCGGGTCACCAACCCGGACGGCGACATCCTGTGGAAGCCGGGCGGCGAGCGTTCGCGCGACTGA
- the murA gene encoding UDP-N-acetylglucosamine 1-carboxyvinyltransferase, protein MSERFLVTGGSRLSGDVSVGGAKNSVLKLMAAALLAEGTTTLTNCPDILDVPLMADVLRGLGCDVELEGDAVRITTPAEPKYHADFAAVRQFRASVCVLGPLVARCRKAVVALPGGDAIGSRPLDMHQSGLRLLGAHSEIEHGCVVATAEKLHGATIRLAFPSVGATENILMAAVLADGETVIDNAAREPDIADLCAMLNKMGARVEGAGTPTLTIIGVPSLKPTEHRVIGDRIVAATWGIAAAMTCGDVTVSGVNPKHLTLVLNKLKAAGSTVTLRPDGFRVVQEERPVAVNFATLPFPGFPTDLQPMAIGLASVANGTSMITENVFEARFRFVEEMIRLGADARTDGHHAVVRGVSRLSSAPVWSSDIRAGAGLVLAGLVADGTTEVHDVYHIDRGYPRFVEQLQDLGGDIERVQ, encoded by the coding sequence GTGAGTGAACGTTTCCTGGTCACCGGCGGTAGTCGTCTCTCCGGCGACGTGTCGGTCGGTGGGGCGAAGAACAGCGTGCTGAAGTTGATGGCCGCGGCGCTGCTCGCCGAGGGCACGACCACCCTCACCAACTGCCCCGACATTCTCGATGTCCCCCTCATGGCCGACGTTCTCCGTGGGCTGGGGTGCGACGTCGAACTCGAGGGGGATGCCGTGCGCATCACCACCCCCGCAGAGCCGAAGTATCACGCCGACTTCGCGGCGGTACGCCAGTTCCGTGCGTCGGTGTGCGTCCTGGGACCGCTGGTCGCGCGGTGTCGCAAGGCCGTGGTGGCACTGCCCGGCGGCGACGCCATCGGCTCGCGTCCGCTCGACATGCACCAGTCGGGTCTCCGCCTGCTCGGCGCGCACAGCGAGATCGAGCACGGGTGTGTGGTCGCGACAGCGGAGAAGCTGCACGGCGCGACGATCCGGCTGGCCTTCCCGTCCGTGGGCGCGACCGAGAACATCCTGATGGCGGCGGTGCTGGCCGACGGCGAGACCGTGATCGACAACGCTGCCCGCGAGCCGGACATCGCCGATCTGTGCGCGATGCTGAACAAGATGGGTGCTCGCGTCGAGGGTGCCGGAACTCCGACGCTGACCATCATCGGTGTCCCCAGCCTGAAGCCCACCGAACACCGCGTCATCGGTGATCGCATCGTGGCCGCGACGTGGGGCATCGCCGCGGCGATGACCTGTGGCGATGTCACGGTGTCGGGGGTCAATCCCAAGCACCTCACCCTCGTGCTCAACAAGCTGAAGGCGGCCGGCAGCACCGTCACCCTGCGCCCGGACGGATTCCGCGTCGTGCAGGAGGAACGACCGGTGGCCGTCAACTTCGCCACGCTCCCGTTCCCCGGGTTCCCGACAGACCTGCAGCCCATGGCGATCGGCCTCGCCTCGGTGGCCAACGGCACGTCGATGATCACCGAGAACGTCTTCGAGGCCCGGTTCCGCTTCGTCGAGGAGATGATCCGGCTCGGTGCCGACGCGCGAACGGACGGCCACCACGCGGTGGTCCGCGGAGTGTCGCGGCTGTCGAGTGCACCGGTCTGGTCCTCGGACATCCGCGCGGGCGCCGGTCTCGTGCTCGCCGGCCTCGTGGCCGACGGCACCACCGAGGTGCACGACGTTTATCACATCGACCGCGGTTACCCGCGGTTCGTCGAGCAGTTGCAGGATCTCGGCGGAGACATCGAACGCGTGCAGTGA
- the pdxR gene encoding MocR-like pyridoxine biosynthesis transcription factor PdxR, with the protein MASHALPLSVDRSSTRPLPLQIADALRTAIVDGLLVAGDRLPSTRSLAAELSVSRGVADQAFDQLAAEGWIEGRAGSGTFVSPDLRSVTPTTAAVSDARPRAEADSAPPTLALRPGIPWTPPSATAAWRRAWRIAGTEPAPPGYPDPAGPVHLRRSVCSLLGRARGMSVDPDRVVVTTGATHGLTLALAAMRADRPEPRPVLAMEDPGYRTAASAAMAMGWDLYDVPVDAGGMRVDTLASTPETTRAVYVTPSHQYPTGGTLDVGRRAALIAHAQSTDTVVVEDDYDSEYRYDVAPLPALAHLDPDRVVYLGTIAKTLGAGVRLGWMVLPSYLVRPVLDHRLATGDFPSTPLCSAMTSLLDDGEWDRTVRAARRRYRDRDAAVRDSLSPFGELRGLGAGMHTTLVLSPRRAEAVARGAAHRGIEVPTVALSTRSHTDVGGLVIGYGRLTDTELRTALTVLVDELRRHGD; encoded by the coding sequence ATGGCCTCACACGCGTTACCACTCTCCGTGGACCGATCCTCGACGCGTCCACTCCCGTTGCAGATCGCCGACGCACTACGCACCGCCATCGTCGACGGACTTCTGGTCGCCGGCGATCGTCTCCCGTCGACCCGATCGCTGGCCGCAGAGCTGTCGGTCTCCCGTGGCGTCGCCGATCAGGCCTTCGACCAGCTCGCCGCAGAGGGATGGATCGAGGGCCGCGCCGGATCCGGCACGTTCGTCTCCCCCGACCTGCGGTCCGTCACACCGACCACCGCCGCCGTGTCCGACGCGCGTCCACGCGCAGAGGCGGACAGCGCTCCCCCCACGCTCGCGCTTCGACCGGGCATCCCCTGGACACCGCCCTCGGCGACCGCGGCATGGCGGCGGGCGTGGCGCATCGCCGGCACGGAGCCCGCTCCCCCCGGTTACCCCGATCCGGCGGGGCCCGTCCATCTTCGCCGCAGCGTGTGTTCGCTGCTCGGCCGCGCGCGCGGAATGAGCGTCGATCCCGATCGCGTGGTCGTGACGACGGGTGCCACCCATGGGCTGACTCTGGCACTCGCGGCGATGCGCGCGGACCGTCCGGAACCGAGACCTGTTCTGGCGATGGAGGATCCGGGATATCGGACTGCGGCGTCGGCGGCGATGGCGATGGGCTGGGACCTGTACGACGTCCCCGTGGACGCCGGCGGCATGAGGGTCGACACGCTCGCGTCCACGCCCGAGACCACACGCGCCGTGTACGTGACACCGTCTCACCAGTACCCCACCGGCGGAACCCTCGACGTGGGACGTCGTGCCGCTCTCATCGCCCATGCTCAGAGCACCGACACCGTCGTCGTCGAGGACGACTACGACTCCGAGTACCGCTACGACGTCGCGCCGCTCCCCGCCTTGGCGCACCTTGATCCGGATCGCGTCGTCTACCTCGGCACCATCGCCAAGACCCTGGGCGCAGGCGTGCGACTCGGGTGGATGGTGCTGCCGTCGTACCTCGTCCGGCCGGTACTCGACCACCGCCTGGCCACGGGCGACTTCCCGTCGACACCCCTGTGCTCGGCGATGACGTCACTGCTCGACGACGGCGAGTGGGATCGCACGGTCCGAGCGGCGCGTCGGCGCTACCGCGATCGCGATGCGGCAGTACGGGATTCGCTGTCGCCGTTCGGTGAACTCCGTGGCCTGGGCGCGGGTATGCACACGACACTCGTCCTGTCGCCGAGACGAGCGGAGGCGGTCGCCCGCGGCGCAGCACACCGCGGAATCGAAGTACCGACCGTCGCGCTGTCCACTCGATCGCACACCGACGTGGGCGGGTTGGTGATCGGCTACGGCCGACTGACCGACACGGAGCTCCGAACGGCACTCACCGTTCTGGTCGACGAACTCCGACGCCACGGCGACTGA
- a CDS encoding pyridoxamine 5'-phosphate oxidase family protein → MTMHDAHGRRPDTSSTATALSPTLRTTLRSNRARAQADRAALTDVLDAAQLCHLGVVVQGSPLVVPTAFAYDLDGPDAEGTLYLHGSVAATTLGAPGDVCVSITVLDGLVLARSAFHHSMNYRSAVVRGTPRVVDDEGERAVALDLIVNKLVPGRTDVVRANTRKELAATRVVALPLYEASVKARSGGPNDDEGDIAAGGVWAGVLPLTTQVGEPVPAPDLDEIGAASPPM, encoded by the coding sequence ATGACGATGCACGATGCCCATGGCCGGCGGCCCGACACCTCGTCGACGGCGACAGCTCTCTCCCCGACACTCCGAACGACGTTGCGAAGCAACCGAGCTCGCGCCCAGGCGGATCGCGCTGCTCTGACGGACGTGCTCGACGCCGCACAGCTCTGTCACCTCGGAGTGGTGGTGCAGGGAAGTCCCCTCGTCGTTCCGACTGCGTTCGCCTACGACCTGGACGGTCCCGATGCCGAAGGGACGTTGTACCTCCACGGCTCGGTGGCCGCGACGACCCTGGGTGCTCCCGGTGACGTCTGCGTGAGCATCACGGTGCTGGACGGGCTGGTGCTGGCGCGCTCCGCGTTCCATCACTCGATGAACTACCGGAGTGCCGTGGTGCGGGGGACACCCCGTGTCGTGGACGACGAGGGCGAGCGCGCCGTCGCACTCGATCTCATCGTGAACAAGCTGGTCCCCGGCCGAACCGATGTGGTCAGGGCCAACACTCGTAAGGAGCTGGCCGCGACTCGCGTGGTGGCACTACCGCTGTACGAGGCGTCGGTGAAGGCACGGTCGGGCGGACCGAACGACGACGAGGGGGACATCGCCGCCGGGGGAGTGTGGGCCGGCGTCCTCCCGTTGACGACGCAGGTCGGCGAACCTGTCCCGGCGCCCGATCTGGACGAGATCGGCGCGGCATCCCCACCGATGTGA